The segment CCGTTCCTGCCGACGATGGCCACGTGCTCCCCCTTTTCGACCGCGAGGGAGACGGGGTGCCGCCAGGCGCGGCGCTTCACGACCGCACGAACCTCGAGCATAGAACCCCTCAATCTGCTTCCTTCCTCAGATAGATTCTACACCATGCAACCCCGGGATTTACGATCGGCAGCACACGATGCTTAGCTTTCCTTCGCCAAGCACCCGCGCAACCCGCAGAAGATGGCCGCGACGGCCGCCGAAACCAACCCCAAAGCCACGACGGACGTGGCTGCACCCAGCCGGGCGATCAACCAAGGCGCCGACGCAAAACCAAGCGGCGTCAGCAGCATGGCCAGCGTGTTTACGGCGGCAAAGACACGGCCCAAGAGCGCCTCGGGCACCTTGGCCTGCAGGTACGAAATGAAAACCGTCGAACTCATGTTGGCCATTGCGTCGTGAACAGCCCCAAATACTACGGCTCCTGGTAACGAACGGCTGCGCCCCAAAGCAGCCAGGGCGAGCCCTTGGAATAGGCCGCTAGCAAAGATCAGCTTTTCACTCGCTCGTATTGGAACCGCCGAAAGCGCGAGGTTCGAAGCGGTCATTCCCAGATTCATGGCCGAAAGCAACAGCGCGTAGGCCTGAGCTCCCCCCAACGCATCCGCAAAGAAGGGGCTAGCTACTTGAAACGCCGCTGCAAGCACGTTGGTAGTGGCAAAGAAAAGCACCAGGCGCATAGTGCTCGCGGTTTTGCTGATGTAAACGAATCCGGCTGCTACGAACTTCAGGTTCAAAGCCTCGGTGGCCTCCGAGCGGGGTACAGGAGGCAAGGCAAGCAACCATGCACCCGCAACCAAGCCAACGGCTGCGGCGAACAACAGCGAGCCCACCACCCCCGTGGCTAGAAAAATCGCAGCTGCCAGCAACGGTCCTACCAGGTAAGCGGCGTCGTCGGCCAGACTTAGGTTCGCGTTGATACGAACGAGCTCGTCTTTAGGAAACAGCGCGGCGGGT is part of the Oceanithermus desulfurans genome and harbors:
- a CDS encoding MFS transporter, with the protein product MKTPLCVPRVLLLGSSFLGGLSGSVVQFVFAWASSQYGAVALGGTLLAGMLPSLLLTFVGGVFADRNDARRMLFAGAVVSAVVLFTTTWWHAVAPAAVVFMVSNFALSVTGAVFGGSSYVIPAALFPKDELVRINANLSLADDAAYLVGPLLAAAIFLATGVVGSLLFAAAVGLVAGAWLLALPPVPRSEATEALNLKFVAAGFVYISKTASTMRLVLFFATTNVLAAAFQVASPFFADALGGAQAYALLLSAMNLGMTASNLALSAVPIRASEKLIFASGLFQGLALAALGRSRSLPGAVVFGAVHDAMANMSSTVFISYLQAKVPEALLGRVFAAVNTLAMLLTPLGFASAPWLIARLGAATSVVALGLVSAAVAAIFCGLRGCLAKES